A genome region from Mercenaria mercenaria strain notata chromosome 11, MADL_Memer_1, whole genome shotgun sequence includes the following:
- the LOC123530946 gene encoding L-xylulose reductase-like, protein MPFDFNGKKVLVTGAGKGIGRAVAIALNEAGCKVYALSRTKSTLDSLVAEHPKIVPMLANLSNWDDARRMLEDLEPLDGLVNNAGILEERYSVVDCPRDYIIKILDTNLLGAINCAQVVAKKMIDSKIKGSIVNISSVAGIGSFYTYLPYSVSKAGLDMVTKQFALELGPYQIRVNSVNPTLVMTPMISSLKDGLDLQYEKGFIARTPMGRIAKVEESVGPVLYLLSDYSSMVSGQMHPVDGGMLSNVAVKI, encoded by the coding sequence ATGCCTTTCGATTTTAATGGCAAAAAGGTTCTTGTTACGGGAGCCGGAAAAGGGATCGGACGTGCTGTAGCCATTGCTCTAAATGAGGCTGGCTGTAAGGTTTATGCTCTCAGTCGTACCAAGTCTACTCTCGACTCTTTAGTAGCCGAGCATCCTAAGATTGTTCCGATGCTTGCTAACCTATCCAACTGGGATGATGCTAGAAGAATGCTGGAAGATCTAGAACCGCTAGATGGTTTGGTCAATAACGCCGGGATCCTTGAAGAGAGGTATTCTGTAGTTGATTGTCCGAGAGACTATATCATCAAAATATTGGACACTAATCTGCTGGGCGCAATAAATTGTGCACAAGTGGTTGCAAAGAAAATGATTGATTCCAAAATAAAAGGATCCATCGTGAATATTTCAAGTGTGGCCGGAATAGGTTCTTTTTACACTTACTTGCCGTACAGTGTTTCGAAAGCAGGACTGGACATGGTGACAAAGCAGTTTGCACTGGAACTTGGACCATACCAGATAAGGGTGAACTCAGTCAATCCTACGCTTGTCATGACGCCCATGATTTCAAGTCTAAAGGATGGATTAGATCTACAGTACGAAAAGGGTTTTATTGCCCGGACACCTATGGGTAGAATTGCAAAGGTGGAGGAAAGTGTTGGGCCGGTATTGTACCTTCTTAGTGACTATTCAAGTATGGTTAGTGGCCAGATGCATCCGGTTGACGGGGGAATGCTCTCTAATGTAGCAGTCAAAATATAA